A stretch of the Streptomyces venezuelae genome encodes the following:
- a CDS encoding ATP-binding protein, giving the protein MTEEELRAALHGLEIFARLTEEQLDWLVSVSEPRVLPDGAVLFRDGEEASEFHVLLSGGLVVTKVVDGREEVLTRHSTDQESAEEHDGKPAAAHRFTGELPLLTEGGYVATAAASGPETTVVAYSKPAFFEMLTRCHGVAAVLIPVLAWRIKSSEVQARKRATVEALGTLAAGLAHELNNPAAAVARAAQELGPALDRLTRTAQAWGAAAGTAERPVLDRLAEELDKVPPPATSDPLAQADAEEEIADWAEAEGAGQPGLLGAGIADLGLEADWLRDRLAGVGDTARPAALDHLAALLETRALAAELRAAGPRISQLVAATRDYANLDRAPEQRFAVTEGLENTLVVLRAKLAGISIVRAYEPDLPEMTGYPSELNQVWTNLVDNAAEAMEGAGVLTLRVRAEGDCMVVEIADTGRGIPEASLPRIFEPFYTTKDVGKGTGLGLHLSYRIVTQRHHGSLTARSRPGETRMIVRLPIVPTEKRSRHGRL; this is encoded by the coding sequence ATGACCGAGGAGGAACTGCGGGCCGCCCTCCACGGGCTGGAGATCTTCGCCCGGCTCACCGAGGAGCAGCTGGACTGGCTGGTGTCGGTGTCCGAGCCCCGGGTGCTCCCCGACGGCGCGGTGCTCTTCCGCGACGGGGAGGAGGCCTCGGAGTTCCATGTGCTGCTCTCCGGCGGCCTGGTGGTCACCAAGGTGGTGGACGGCCGGGAGGAGGTGCTGACCCGGCACTCCACCGATCAGGAGTCCGCCGAGGAGCACGACGGCAAACCCGCCGCCGCCCACCGGTTCACCGGGGAGCTGCCGCTCCTGACCGAGGGCGGCTATGTGGCCACCGCCGCCGCCAGCGGACCGGAGACCACCGTGGTCGCCTACTCGAAACCGGCCTTCTTCGAGATGCTGACCCGCTGCCACGGGGTGGCCGCGGTGCTGATCCCGGTGCTGGCCTGGCGGATCAAGTCCTCCGAGGTGCAGGCCCGCAAACGGGCCACCGTGGAGGCCCTGGGCACGCTGGCCGCCGGACTCGCACACGAACTGAACAACCCGGCGGCGGCCGTGGCCCGGGCCGCCCAGGAACTCGGGCCGGCCCTGGACCGGCTCACCCGTACCGCGCAGGCCTGGGGCGCGGCGGCGGGCACCGCCGAACGCCCCGTACTCGACCGGCTGGCCGAGGAGCTGGACAAGGTGCCACCGCCGGCCACCAGTGATCCGCTGGCGCAGGCCGACGCCGAGGAGGAGATCGCCGACTGGGCCGAGGCGGAGGGCGCCGGGCAGCCCGGACTGCTCGGCGCCGGGATCGCCGACCTCGGCCTGGAGGCGGACTGGCTGCGGGACCGGCTGGCCGGGGTGGGCGACACCGCCCGGCCCGCCGCCCTGGACCATCTCGCCGCCCTGCTGGAGACCCGGGCGCTGGCCGCCGAGCTCCGCGCGGCCGGCCCGCGCATCTCCCAACTGGTCGCCGCCACCCGGGATTACGCCAATCTCGACCGGGCTCCCGAGCAGCGGTTCGCGGTCACGGAGGGGCTGGAGAACACCCTGGTGGTGCTGCGCGCCAAGCTCGCCGGGATCAGCATCGTCCGGGCCTACGAGCCGGATCTGCCGGAGATGACCGGGTATCCGAGCGAACTGAACCAGGTGTGGACCAACCTGGTCGACAACGCGGCCGAAGCCATGGAAGGGGCCGGGGTGCTCACGCTGCGTGTGCGCGCGGAGGGCGACTGCATGGTCGTCGAGATCGCCGACACCGGCCGCGGCATCCCCGAGGCATCCCTTCCGCGCATCTTCGAGCCGTTCTACACCACCAAGGACGTGGGGAAGGGGACCGGTCTGGGGCTGCACCTGAGCTACCGGATCGTGACCCAGCGCCACCACGGCTCGCTCACGGCGCGTTCCCGGCCGGGCGAGACCCGCATGATCGTCCGTCTGCCCATCGTTCCGACCGAGAAACGGAGCCGACATGGCCGCTTATGA
- a CDS encoding xanthine dehydrogenase family protein molybdopterin-binding subunit: protein MTAPTGEASVLGAPLDSREDPQLLRGEATYIADIELPGTAHMAILGSEVAHARILSIQTKAAEQMPGVLKVATAADFTDVMPLPCIWIPGGVESHFPPHPYGLPGARPVLTGDTVRHVGDAIAVVVAETPRQAAAALAAITVDYEPLPVVTRADQALAEGAPQLHEAVPGNLNAYWTCGDKERTDAAIAAAEVTVELDLVNQRTINSPIEPRGAVGDYHAATGEYTLYASTQGPHNHRFLLSALVLGIPFNKLRVIAPTVGGSFGTKGYLYPDMALVLLLSKALGRPVKWVDTRTGLMNSTVQGRDHRQHVTLAGTRDGRITAVRCTSHANLGAYPSTIGPGVATALMGRSISGMYQIDAAFCEVYAAFTNTVPLGAQRGSGRAEAAFLMERLVDRYAAEIGMDPAEVRRRNLVPAEKFPYDNGLGWTYDSGNYRENFDKALELAGYADMPARKAEARTRGKRLGVGLATYVAICGVGPSTRMSQEGMLGGTWESANIRVHPTGEVTVTVGSASTGQSHGTVFAQVAAAELGIDPANVQVLEGDTLKAPYGQGTYGSRSYSMAAPAVALTARKIRSKLVRAGAVFLGIPEEKVVYAGGGVHEDGNPENAKTFAELAMAMWYGWGLPPEIEPALDETTHFDPPDFNYPFGSHVAVVEIDELTGETEVVSYTAVDDAGNIGNPKIVLGQIEGSILHGLGQALMEAAEYDTDGRLITADLTGYALPRAADAPFFTLGKTVTPSPHNPLGAKGAGEIATVPPAAAVVNAVVDALSDLGVQHIDMPVTPEKVWRVLAGRTAGTGGTGGTAGTGAAAGTGTEGGPR, encoded by the coding sequence ATGACCGCACCGACGGGGGAAGCGAGCGTGCTCGGCGCGCCGCTGGACAGCCGCGAGGACCCGCAGCTGCTGCGGGGCGAGGCCACGTACATCGCGGACATCGAGCTGCCCGGCACGGCCCATATGGCCATCCTGGGCAGCGAGGTCGCCCACGCCCGGATCCTGTCCATCCAGACCAAGGCCGCCGAGCAGATGCCCGGCGTGCTGAAGGTGGCCACCGCCGCCGACTTCACCGATGTGATGCCGCTGCCCTGCATCTGGATACCCGGCGGGGTGGAGAGCCACTTCCCGCCCCATCCGTACGGGCTGCCCGGCGCCCGCCCGGTCCTGACCGGCGACACCGTCCGGCATGTGGGCGACGCCATCGCCGTGGTGGTCGCCGAGACCCCGCGCCAGGCCGCCGCCGCGCTGGCCGCCATCACCGTGGACTACGAACCGCTGCCCGTGGTCACCCGGGCCGACCAGGCACTCGCCGAAGGCGCCCCGCAGCTCCACGAAGCCGTCCCCGGCAACCTCAATGCGTACTGGACCTGCGGGGACAAGGAGCGCACCGACGCCGCCATTGCGGCGGCCGAGGTGACCGTCGAGCTGGACCTGGTCAACCAGCGGACCATCAACAGCCCCATCGAACCGCGCGGGGCGGTCGGCGACTACCACGCGGCCACCGGGGAGTACACCCTCTACGCCTCCACCCAGGGCCCCCACAACCACCGCTTCCTGCTGTCCGCCCTGGTCCTCGGGATCCCGTTCAACAAGCTCCGGGTGATCGCCCCGACCGTCGGCGGCAGCTTCGGCACCAAGGGCTACCTCTACCCCGACATGGCGCTGGTCCTGCTGCTGTCCAAGGCGCTCGGCCGGCCGGTGAAGTGGGTGGACACCCGCACCGGCCTGATGAACTCCACGGTCCAGGGCCGTGACCACCGCCAGCACGTCACCCTGGCCGGCACCCGCGACGGCCGGATCACCGCCGTGCGCTGCACCAGCCACGCCAACCTCGGCGCCTACCCGTCCACCATCGGACCCGGTGTCGCCACCGCCCTGATGGGCCGGTCCATCAGCGGCATGTACCAGATCGACGCCGCCTTCTGCGAGGTCTACGCGGCCTTCACCAACACCGTCCCGCTCGGCGCCCAGCGCGGCAGCGGCCGGGCCGAGGCCGCCTTCCTGATGGAACGGCTCGTCGACCGGTACGCCGCCGAGATCGGCATGGACCCGGCCGAGGTCCGCCGCCGCAACCTGGTGCCGGCCGAGAAGTTCCCGTACGACAACGGGCTCGGCTGGACCTACGACTCGGGCAACTACCGGGAGAACTTCGACAAGGCGCTGGAGCTGGCCGGTTACGCCGACATGCCCGCCCGGAAGGCCGAGGCCCGCACCCGGGGCAAGCGGCTCGGCGTGGGCCTTGCCACCTATGTGGCGATCTGCGGGGTCGGCCCGTCCACCCGAATGTCCCAGGAGGGCATGCTCGGCGGCACCTGGGAGAGCGCCAACATCCGGGTCCACCCGACCGGCGAGGTCACCGTCACCGTCGGCTCGGCCTCCACCGGCCAGAGCCACGGCACCGTCTTCGCCCAGGTCGCGGCGGCCGAGCTGGGCATCGACCCGGCGAACGTCCAGGTCCTGGAGGGCGACACGCTCAAGGCGCCGTACGGACAGGGCACCTACGGCAGCCGCTCCTACAGCATGGCCGCGCCGGCCGTCGCCCTGACCGCCCGGAAGATTCGGAGCAAGCTGGTCCGGGCCGGCGCCGTGTTCCTCGGCATCCCCGAGGAGAAGGTGGTCTACGCCGGCGGCGGGGTCCACGAGGACGGCAACCCCGAGAACGCCAAGACCTTCGCCGAACTCGCCATGGCCATGTGGTACGGCTGGGGGCTGCCGCCGGAGATCGAACCGGCCCTGGACGAGACCACCCACTTCGACCCACCGGACTTCAACTACCCCTTCGGCAGCCATGTCGCGGTGGTCGAGATCGACGAACTCACCGGCGAGACCGAGGTGGTGTCCTACACCGCGGTGGACGACGCGGGCAACATCGGCAACCCGAAGATCGTGCTGGGGCAGATCGAGGGATCGATTCTGCATGGCCTGGGCCAGGCCCTGATGGAAGCCGCCGAATACGACACCGACGGCCGGCTGATCACCGCCGACCTCACCGGCTACGCCCTGCCGCGCGCCGCCGACGCGCCCTTCTTCACCCTCGGCAAGACCGTCACACCCAGCCCGCACAACCCGCTCGGCGCCAAGGGCGCCGGCGAGATCGCCACCGTGCCGCCCGCCGCGGCCGTGGTCAACGCCGTGGTGGACGCCCTCTCCGACCTGGGCGTGCAGCACATCGACATGCCGGTCACCCCGGAGAAGGTCTGGCGCGTCCTGGCCGGCCGAACCGCCGGAACCGGAGGCACCGGCGGAACCGCAGGCACCGGCGCTGCCGCCGGGACCGGAACGGAAGGGGGACCGCGGTGA
- a CDS encoding TMEM175 family protein, with protein sequence MEQETNRVEAFSDGVFAIVITILVLEIKVPEEHGSDLWHGLWAQWPHYAAYVVSFLVVGVMWVNHHTIFGHLRRVDRPLLFLNLLVLMVVSVIPWTTSVLAEHLKDDEAAKVAAILYSAWTVVYALAFSAFWWYVTRVGHLFHEHVDKDGARATRMRFGLGAIAYPITVVLSFISAPLALVAHFFIAIYYAANQIPIPLVVEDERLESASDLRK encoded by the coding sequence ATGGAACAGGAAACCAACCGGGTCGAGGCGTTCAGCGATGGCGTATTCGCCATTGTCATCACCATTCTCGTCCTGGAAATCAAGGTCCCGGAGGAGCACGGTTCCGACCTCTGGCACGGATTATGGGCACAGTGGCCGCACTATGCCGCATACGTGGTGAGTTTCCTCGTCGTCGGCGTCATGTGGGTCAACCACCACACCATCTTCGGCCACCTGCGGCGGGTCGACCGGCCCCTACTGTTCCTCAACCTCCTTGTTCTGATGGTGGTTTCGGTGATCCCGTGGACCACCTCCGTCCTCGCCGAACATCTCAAGGACGACGAGGCGGCCAAGGTCGCCGCAATTCTGTACAGCGCGTGGACAGTCGTCTACGCCCTTGCCTTCAGTGCCTTCTGGTGGTACGTCACCCGGGTCGGCCATCTCTTCCACGAGCACGTCGACAAAGACGGCGCACGGGCCACACGGATGCGCTTCGGCCTCGGAGCCATCGCCTATCCCATCACCGTCGTCCTGTCCTTCATTTCGGCGCCACTCGCCCTCGTCGCACACTTCTTCATCGCCATCTACTATGCGGCGAACCAGATCCCCATCCCTCTCGTGGTAGAAGACGAGCGGCTCGAATCTGCCAGCGACCTCAGGAAGTAG
- a CDS encoding XdhC family protein, which translates to MLDIAEELRAWCAARREFALATVVSVSGSAPRGPGASLAVDDRGTALGSISGGCVESAVHELCLAALASGETGVHRFGYSDDDAFAIGLTCGGVLDVLVTPVRSLDPVRPVLGAVLDTTALGGRAALARVVSGPPAQHGRALAVRPDGSYEGGLGGGAALDRAAAGRVRDLLLAGRTGTADLGTAGGLCGDPLTLLVESVAEPPRLLVYGAIDFASALARIGAFLGHRVTVCDARPVFATPARFPGADEVVVDWPHRHLAAEWEAGRLDARTAVCVLTHDAKFDVPLLALALRLPLGYVGAMGSRRTHADRTARLRAEGLTRAELARLRSPIGLDLGAGTPEETALAIAAELTAVRHAAPATPLTVGRNPIHRRQPDRPLTWSTTARNPAEGEKSM; encoded by the coding sequence ATGCTGGACATCGCGGAAGAACTGCGCGCATGGTGTGCCGCCCGGCGGGAGTTCGCACTGGCCACGGTCGTCTCGGTGAGCGGCAGCGCCCCGCGCGGCCCCGGCGCCTCCCTGGCCGTGGACGACCGGGGCACCGCCCTGGGCAGCATCTCCGGCGGCTGCGTGGAATCGGCCGTGCACGAGCTGTGCCTGGCCGCCCTCGCCTCCGGGGAAACCGGCGTCCACCGCTTCGGCTACAGCGACGACGACGCCTTCGCCATCGGCCTGACCTGTGGCGGGGTCCTCGACGTCCTGGTCACCCCGGTCCGCAGCCTGGATCCGGTGCGGCCCGTCCTCGGCGCGGTCCTGGACACCACCGCGCTCGGCGGCCGGGCCGCCCTCGCCCGGGTGGTCAGCGGCCCCCCGGCACAGCACGGCCGGGCCCTCGCGGTCCGGCCCGACGGCTCGTACGAGGGCGGGCTCGGCGGCGGTGCGGCCCTCGACCGGGCCGCCGCCGGCCGGGTCCGGGACCTCCTGCTGGCCGGCCGCACCGGAACCGCCGACCTCGGCACGGCCGGCGGGCTGTGCGGGGACCCCCTGACCCTGCTCGTCGAATCGGTGGCCGAACCGCCCCGCCTGCTGGTCTACGGGGCCATCGACTTCGCCTCCGCACTGGCCCGGATCGGTGCCTTCCTCGGCCACCGGGTCACCGTCTGCGACGCCCGGCCGGTGTTCGCCACCCCGGCCCGCTTCCCCGGCGCCGACGAGGTGGTCGTCGACTGGCCGCACCGGCACCTGGCCGCGGAATGGGAGGCCGGCCGGCTGGATGCCCGTACCGCCGTCTGCGTGCTCACCCACGACGCCAAGTTCGACGTACCGCTGCTGGCCCTGGCCCTGCGGCTGCCGCTGGGCTACGTCGGGGCCATGGGCTCCCGCCGCACCCACGCCGACCGGACCGCCCGGCTGCGTGCCGAAGGCCTCACCCGTGCGGAGCTCGCCCGGCTCCGCTCGCCCATCGGCCTCGACCTCGGGGCCGGCACCCCCGAGGAGACCGCGCTGGCCATCGCGGCCGAGCTCACCGCGGTCCGGCACGCCGCCCCCGCAACCCCGCTGACCGTCGGCCGGAACCCCATCCACCGCCGTCAGCCCGACCGGCCCCTCACATGGTCGACGACCGCCCGGAACCCGGCCGAAGGTGAGAAGTCCATGTAG
- a CDS encoding FAD binding domain-containing protein, whose product MILTDFDYARPAGLDEALVLLGRTPGARVLAGGQSLLPELRGGTATARLLVDVRRLEELRGIDGSPDGALRIGAATTLAELAGHPLVLGSAPGLAAAARANGDPQVRNLGTVGGNLSAGGRATDLPVAAIAADARVELAGPHGRHSLPAEEFATAGPPRGSLVTALLVPAGGRAAAFEKTADRATRYPLCAAAVRITPDGPRIAVTGATARPLRLTGVEARLHGTESTTEYTTEAVLAAFRAEPRELFVPGRGTSAEYLGHLAGVLTARALKRAQALT is encoded by the coding sequence GTGATCCTCACCGACTTCGACTACGCCCGGCCCGCAGGGCTGGACGAGGCACTCGTCCTGCTCGGCCGCACCCCCGGCGCCCGTGTGCTGGCCGGCGGCCAGAGCCTGCTCCCCGAGCTGCGCGGCGGCACCGCCACCGCCCGGCTGCTGGTGGACGTCCGCCGGCTCGAGGAGCTGCGCGGTATCGACGGCAGCCCGGACGGAGCACTCCGGATCGGCGCCGCCACCACCCTCGCCGAACTCGCCGGGCACCCCCTGGTGCTCGGCTCGGCACCGGGACTGGCCGCCGCCGCCCGAGCCAACGGCGACCCGCAGGTCCGCAACCTCGGCACCGTCGGCGGCAATCTGTCCGCCGGAGGCCGCGCCACCGACCTGCCGGTGGCGGCCATCGCCGCCGACGCCCGGGTGGAACTGGCCGGGCCGCACGGCCGGCACTCGCTGCCGGCCGAGGAGTTCGCCACCGCCGGACCGCCGCGGGGCTCCCTGGTCACCGCCCTGCTGGTGCCCGCCGGCGGCCGGGCCGCCGCCTTCGAGAAGACCGCCGACCGGGCCACCCGCTACCCGCTCTGCGCGGCTGCGGTACGGATCACCCCCGACGGCCCGCGGATCGCCGTCACCGGCGCCACCGCGCGCCCGCTGCGGCTGACCGGGGTCGAAGCCCGGCTGCACGGCACCGAGTCCACCACCGAGTACACCACCGAGGCCGTGCTCGCGGCCTTCCGCGCCGAGCCCCGGGAGCTGTTCGTACCCGGCCGCGGCACCTCGGCCGAATACCTCGGCCATCTCGCGGGGGTCCTGACCGCCCGCGCACTCAAGCGGGCGCAGGCCCTGACCTGA
- a CDS encoding MFS transporter: MAGPAAGAPARPGAAAFWLVGTVLVLLMLSSSVPSALYVLYQDRWDLSSGMITVVFALYAVTVLAGLLVFGSLSDTLGRRPVLTAGLLLAIVSMGLFAAAQGPVWLLAARAVQGLAVGLATGAMGAALLELAPRSRPALGAQVNSAGPTVGIGLGGIGAGLLVQYAPAPTSLSYLILIGAFALCLAGVLRMPESAPGAVRSGGFALAPHRIHVPAPARRRFAVLILTIIAVWSVGGFYLSLGPHLALSLLESTNYLAGGATVALLAGAATAAQLLLGRTEALRTAVLGLLGLLAGLGLVLLSLGLGSAAVFLVATAVLGSGWGAAFLGSFRALSALADPVHRGELTAAVYVFAYLAMSVPAVLAGLFTNLHGLHPTSVGFMAAVAGVCALALLATLRLGARTRAGRGTA, from the coding sequence GTGGCCGGGCCGGCGGCCGGGGCACCGGCCCGCCCCGGCGCAGCCGCCTTCTGGCTGGTCGGCACCGTCCTCGTCCTGCTGATGCTGTCCTCCTCCGTCCCCTCCGCCCTCTACGTCCTCTACCAGGACCGGTGGGACCTCTCCTCCGGCATGATCACGGTGGTCTTCGCCCTGTACGCGGTCACCGTCCTGGCCGGCCTGCTGGTCTTCGGCTCGCTCTCCGACACCCTCGGCCGCCGGCCCGTCCTCACCGCCGGACTGCTCCTGGCCATCGTCTCCATGGGCCTGTTCGCCGCCGCCCAGGGGCCGGTCTGGCTGCTCGCCGCCCGGGCCGTCCAGGGGCTCGCCGTGGGCCTGGCCACCGGGGCGATGGGCGCCGCCCTGCTGGAACTCGCCCCCCGGTCCCGGCCCGCCCTGGGAGCCCAGGTCAACAGCGCCGGTCCCACCGTCGGCATCGGGCTCGGCGGCATCGGCGCCGGCCTGCTCGTCCAGTACGCCCCGGCCCCGACCTCCCTCAGCTACCTGATCCTGATCGGGGCGTTCGCCCTCTGCCTGGCCGGGGTGCTGCGGATGCCCGAGAGCGCTCCCGGCGCGGTGCGCTCCGGCGGGTTCGCCTTGGCCCCGCACCGGATCCATGTGCCCGCCCCGGCCCGCCGCCGCTTCGCCGTCCTGATCCTCACCATCATCGCGGTCTGGTCGGTCGGCGGCTTCTACCTCTCCCTCGGCCCGCATCTGGCCCTCTCCCTGCTGGAGAGCACCAACTACCTGGCCGGCGGGGCCACCGTGGCCCTGCTCGCCGGCGCGGCCACCGCCGCCCAGCTGCTCCTCGGCCGTACCGAGGCGCTGCGGACGGCCGTGCTGGGCCTGCTCGGCCTGCTCGCCGGCCTGGGGCTGGTGCTGCTTTCCCTCGGGCTCGGCTCCGCCGCCGTGTTTCTGGTGGCCACCGCGGTCCTCGGCAGTGGCTGGGGCGCCGCCTTCCTCGGCTCCTTCCGAGCCCTGAGCGCCCTCGCCGACCCCGTCCACCGCGGGGAACTCACCGCCGCCGTCTATGTCTTCGCCTATCTGGCCATGAGCGTGCCCGCGGTGCTCGCCGGCCTGTTCACCAACCTCCACGGGCTGCACCCCACCTCGGTCGGCTTCATGGCCGCGGTCGCGGGGGTCTGCGCGCTCGCGCTGCTGGCCACGCTGCGGCTGGGCGCCCGGACCCGGGCCGGGAGGGGGACGGCATGA
- a CDS encoding nuclear transport factor 2 family protein — translation MAAYDIAKLHPVFVRQMDALAALDIDAVMKNYTEDAVLLRFEGVSVGIDEVRETFTGYLTLKPTLVELQEYVETEDTIFYRAIMNLNGAPEHAFGTLVVRDGRIWRQTAGFGS, via the coding sequence ATGGCCGCTTATGACATCGCCAAACTGCACCCGGTGTTCGTCCGCCAGATGGACGCCCTCGCCGCGCTCGACATCGATGCGGTGATGAAGAACTACACCGAGGACGCCGTACTCCTGCGATTCGAAGGAGTATCGGTCGGAATCGACGAGGTGAGGGAGACGTTCACCGGCTATCTCACCCTGAAACCCACCCTCGTGGAACTCCAGGAGTACGTCGAGACCGAGGACACGATCTTCTATCGGGCGATCATGAACCTCAATGGCGCGCCGGAGCACGCGTTCGGGACACTGGTGGTCCGCGATGGCCGGATCTGGCGCCAGACGGCCGGCTTCGGCAGCTGA
- a CDS encoding transposase — MARVVLPEESAKEVSELIDVLISLFFESLPRRDQRNWARVYLNGLVGTTGKKTIRNIAGTGASSVEQSLQQFISKSPWDWTPVRRSLAQHLERTAQRPLAWVVQPMVIEKAGDRSVGVGRQFVPQLGRTANCQQASGIWLASSDASFPVEWTLTLPGPWTSELLRRRRAGIPDTARSLTPAQDAVHAVQRMAAGWQLQRRPVVMEVGNAELPQCIEALSLQDIPFVLKVDGSVPVSFGGAGRHKPGPHTAPARELIDSLRSQRRVVEWTRHGRPEGAVTLLTSAAILAAAAEDRPAALPPTPLLLVGAWTEAALLPSEFWITNIGDRPLAQLFLLAKLTDRVALDYAEVCEPVGIRDFEGRSFRGWHHHVTLASVAHAALLLGARAHRTDSAATTGRAATTGTTGRTGSVAGLPPGTRAPYPGPSRPAPVLPPRPFIPGQLARREYIR; from the coding sequence ATGGCTCGCGTAGTCCTGCCGGAGGAATCCGCCAAGGAAGTCTCCGAATTGATCGACGTATTGATATCTCTGTTCTTCGAATCCTTACCCCGGCGGGACCAGCGCAACTGGGCCCGCGTTTACCTGAACGGTCTCGTCGGAACGACCGGCAAGAAAACCATTCGCAACATCGCCGGCACCGGGGCCAGTTCGGTGGAACAGAGTCTCCAGCAGTTCATCAGCAAATCCCCCTGGGACTGGACCCCGGTCCGCCGTTCCCTCGCCCAGCACCTCGAACGCACCGCACAGCGTCCCCTGGCCTGGGTGGTCCAGCCCATGGTCATCGAAAAGGCCGGGGACCGCTCGGTCGGCGTCGGCCGCCAGTTCGTCCCCCAGCTCGGCCGCACCGCCAACTGCCAGCAGGCCAGCGGCATCTGGCTGGCCTCCAGTGACGCCAGCTTCCCGGTCGAATGGACCCTCACCCTCCCCGGGCCCTGGACCAGCGAACTGCTCCGCCGCCGCCGGGCCGGCATCCCCGACACCGCCCGTTCCCTCACCCCCGCCCAGGACGCCGTACACGCCGTCCAGCGGATGGCCGCAGGCTGGCAACTCCAGCGCCGGCCGGTGGTGATGGAGGTCGGCAACGCCGAACTCCCGCAGTGCATCGAAGCCCTCTCCCTCCAGGACATCCCGTTCGTCCTGAAGGTGGACGGCTCCGTGCCGGTCTCCTTCGGCGGCGCCGGACGCCACAAACCCGGCCCTCACACCGCACCCGCCCGCGAACTCATCGATTCGTTGCGCTCCCAGCGCCGGGTGGTCGAATGGACCCGGCACGGCCGGCCGGAGGGCGCGGTCACCCTGCTCACCTCCGCCGCCATCCTCGCCGCCGCCGCCGAGGACCGGCCGGCAGCCCTGCCGCCCACCCCCCTGCTGCTGGTCGGGGCCTGGACCGAAGCCGCCCTGCTGCCCTCCGAGTTCTGGATCACCAACATCGGCGACCGCCCGCTGGCCCAGCTGTTCCTGCTGGCCAAGCTCACCGACCGGGTCGCCCTGGACTACGCCGAGGTGTGCGAACCCGTGGGCATCCGCGACTTCGAGGGCCGCTCCTTCCGCGGCTGGCACCACCACGTCACCCTCGCCAGCGTCGCGCACGCCGCCCTGCTGCTCGGCGCCCGCGCCCACCGGACCGACAGCGCCGCCACCACAGGCCGCGCCGCCACCACCGGCACCACGGGCCGTACCGGCAGCGTCGCCGGACTGCCGCCCGGCACCAGAGCGCCGTACCCCGGCCCCTCCCGGCCCGCCCCCGTGCTGCCGCCCCGGCCCTTCATCCCCGGCCAGCTCGCCCGGCGCGAGTACATCCGCTGA